Proteins from a single region of Lepus europaeus isolate LE1 chromosome 4, mLepTim1.pri, whole genome shotgun sequence:
- the ZCCHC10 gene encoding zinc finger CCHC domain-containing protein 10, whose protein sequence is MATPMHRLIARRQAEANKQHVRCQKCLEFGHWTYECTGKRKYLHRPSRTAELKKALKEKENRLLLQQSIGETNVERKTKKKRAKSVTSSSSSSSDSSASDSSSDSEDTSTSSSSEDSDTDESSSSSSSSASSTSSSSSSSSDSDSSSSSSSSTSTESSSEDEPPKKKKKK, encoded by the exons TGAAGCAAATAAGCAACATGTAAGATGTCAGAAATGCTTGGAATTTGGACATTGGACTTATGAAtgcacaggaaaaagaaaatacctaCATAGGCCTTCAAGAACAGCAGAACTAAAGaaagctttaaaagaaaaagaaaacagattattATTACAGCAAAG CATTGGAGAAACCAATGTAGAAAGAAAGACCAAGAAAAAAAG GGCTAAGAGTGTAACCAGCtccagtagcagcagcagcgACAGTTCAGCCAGTGACTCCTCGTCGGACAGTGAGGACACGTCTACCTCATCCTCCTCTGAGGACAGTGACACCGACGAAAGCTCCTCCAGTTCCTCCTCATCAGCCTCCTCCACCAGCTCTTCGTCCTCTTCCTCCTCCGACTCCGACTCCAGCTCTTCCAgtagcagcagcaccagcacagaGAGCAGCTCTGAGGATGAGCcaccaaagaagaagaagaagaagtag